From the Helicoverpa armigera isolate CAAS_96S chromosome 16, ASM3070526v1, whole genome shotgun sequence genome, one window contains:
- the LOC110369882 gene encoding MD-2-related lipid-recognition protein — MGLLNIVLLAVLFTCGFAKVVNITPCDETNEEVCKVSEVRITPCTQTNKCLFRKGSDAAISFDFTPNFSTSKLKTMVYWANGAVDLPFMGFGTNDACTYTSCPAQPGQAQTLNYNLHISKKLPKGTYNLKWKVWDEDNETGHLCCFKTTIGLA; from the exons ATGGGTTTGCTAAATATTGTGTTGCTGGCTGTTCTGTTCACGTGCGGGTTCGCCAAAGTGGTGAATATCACGCCTTGCGATGAAa CTAACGAAGAAGTATGCAAAGTGAGCGAGGTGCGCATCACTCCTTGCACGCAGACGAACAAATGCTTGTTCCGCAAGGGCTCTGATGCCGCTATCTCCTTCGACTTCACACCTA ACTTCAGCACCAGCAAACTGAAGACCATGGTGTACTGGGCTAACGGTGCCGTGGACCTGCCCTTCATGGGCTTCGGTACCAATGATGCGTGCACCTACACATCCTGCCCAGCCCAGCCCGGACAGGCGCAGACCCTCAACTACAACCTGCATATCAGCAAGAAGTTGCCTAAG GGTACATACAACCTGAAGTGGAAGGTGTGGGATGAGGACAACGAAACCGGACACCTCTGTTGTTTCAAGACAACCATTGGTCTCGCGTAA